A DNA window from Clostridia bacterium contains the following coding sequences:
- the bioW gene encoding 6-carboxyhexanoate--CoA ligase — MPNVKKTFYSVRMRAAQGGPHEQGGIHISGAERIVAKNELETTIKQLLLRAQNHTKGSPDFINFNVEELQAENIFYASTLPITTLQVKDYQAGRQTLKLLLTHLGISPKISTKALNLICHKKPTDRGQYGAWLLEASTGQLIGPPQGVRVSRMDLTPEARAALIAYHLNNNHFSEALTLASKIMLHPASLAEICWSDDPDYVAGYLASRQTGYLRIPYLKPVGVPVGGRVILLRKTNLQQYLNFLTRQPVLFSQIGNSPKKGVNYPWKN, encoded by the coding sequence ATGCCTAATGTAAAAAAAACATTTTACAGTGTGCGTATGCGGGCCGCCCAAGGCGGTCCGCATGAACAAGGTGGTATCCACATTTCCGGTGCTGAAAGAATCGTAGCCAAAAACGAATTGGAAACAACCATTAAACAACTGCTTCTTCGTGCTCAAAACCATACAAAAGGTTCACCTGACTTTATTAATTTTAATGTAGAGGAACTACAAGCTGAAAATATTTTTTATGCCTCTACTCTACCCATCACCACTTTACAAGTAAAAGACTATCAAGCTGGCCGTCAAACTCTAAAATTACTTCTTACTCACTTAGGGATCTCCCCAAAGATTAGTACTAAAGCCCTGAACTTAATTTGCCATAAAAAACCTACCGACCGTGGTCAATATGGTGCTTGGCTGTTAGAGGCCTCTACTGGTCAATTAATAGGTCCTCCCCAAGGGGTGCGTGTTAGCCGTATGGATTTAACTCCTGAAGCCAGGGCTGCTCTAATTGCTTACCACCTGAACAACAATCATTTTAGTGAAGCTTTAACCTTAGCTAGTAAAATAATGCTCCATCCAGCCTCCCTGGCTGAAATTTGCTGGTCTGATGACCCAGATTATGTTGCCGGCTATCTAGCTAGTCGTCAAACAGGCTATTTACGCATCCCTTATTTAAAACCTGTAGGGGTACCTGTCGGAGGTCGGGTTATTCTCCTGCGAAAAACCAATTTACAGCAATATTTAAATTTCTTAACCCGACAACCAGTTTTATTTTCACAAATAGGTAATTCCCCAAAGAAGGGAGTCAATTATCCGTGGAAAAATTAA
- the bioA gene encoding adenosylmethionine--8-amino-7-oxononanoate transaminase, producing MTQEKIQQLRAWDQKYVWHPFTPMLDYNRTEPLIIERGVGSYLIDVEGNRYLDGVSSLWVNVHGHRCPELNEALKKQLELIAHSTLLGLANVPSIKLAKKLVEITPPGLEKVFYSDAGSTAVEIALKIAYQYWQQKAEGKYRQKTKFISLVEAYHGDTIGSVSVGGMELFHQIFHPLIFESIHVPSPYCYRCPFGKDKTSCAWECLQELETIMEKRHQEIAALIIEPLVQGAGGMIMAPKGFLRKVRALCDQYQILLIADEVAVGFGRTGKLFACEHEQVSPDLMCVAKGITGGYLPVAATLTTNEIYNAFLGEPWEHKTFYHGHTYTGNPLGCAVALANLELLEKKDLIKSLQPKIALLEKELARFKHLKHVGEIRHQGMIVGLELVEDPQTRKPFSPRKRIGHHVILAARQRGLILRPLGDVIVLMPILSMSLSELKQLLDITYDSIKQVTEGGHGDAC from the coding sequence ATGACTCAAGAAAAAATACAACAATTACGTGCATGGGATCAAAAATATGTCTGGCATCCTTTTACACCAATGCTTGATTACAACCGCACTGAACCATTAATTATAGAACGCGGAGTGGGCAGCTATTTAATTGATGTTGAAGGTAATCGCTATTTAGATGGTGTATCCTCACTTTGGGTAAATGTACATGGTCACCGCTGCCCAGAACTAAATGAAGCCCTCAAAAAACAGTTAGAATTAATTGCCCATTCCACACTCCTAGGTCTAGCCAATGTACCCTCAATCAAATTAGCCAAAAAACTTGTGGAAATTACACCCCCCGGTCTGGAAAAAGTTTTTTACTCAGACGCCGGTTCCACCGCCGTGGAAATTGCCTTAAAAATTGCCTATCAATATTGGCAGCAAAAGGCTGAGGGCAAATATCGTCAAAAAACAAAATTCATTTCCCTTGTTGAAGCCTATCATGGTGATACTATTGGTTCGGTAAGTGTTGGTGGTATGGAACTTTTTCACCAAATTTTTCACCCTTTAATTTTTGAAAGTATTCATGTCCCCAGTCCCTATTGCTATCGCTGTCCTTTTGGTAAAGACAAAACCTCCTGTGCTTGGGAATGTTTACAAGAACTAGAAACTATTATGGAAAAACGGCATCAAGAAATTGCTGCTTTAATTATCGAACCTTTAGTACAGGGTGCTGGCGGTATGATTATGGCTCCAAAAGGTTTCCTCCGTAAAGTACGGGCTTTATGTGATCAATATCAAATTTTATTAATCGCTGATGAAGTAGCTGTTGGTTTTGGCCGTACCGGCAAACTTTTTGCCTGTGAACATGAACAAGTTTCGCCAGATTTAATGTGTGTGGCCAAAGGGATTACCGGTGGTTATTTACCAGTAGCTGCCACTTTAACTACTAATGAAATCTATAATGCTTTTCTAGGTGAACCTTGGGAACATAAAACATTTTATCACGGCCATACCTATACCGGCAACCCTTTAGGTTGTGCTGTAGCCTTGGCCAATTTGGAACTTCTAGAAAAAAAAGATTTAATAAAAAGTTTACAACCGAAAATCGCCCTTTTGGAAAAAGAACTGGCTAGATTTAAACATTTAAAACATGTCGGTGAAATAAGACATCAAGGAATGATCGTTGGTTTAGAATTAGTAGAAGATCCTCAAACCCGCAAACCTTTTTCACCGCGTAAACGTATTGGCCACCATGTTATTTTAGCCGCACGCCAACGTGGTTTGATTTTACGCCCCTTAGGTGACGTAATTGTTTTAATGCCAATTCTCTCCATGAGCCTAAGTGAACTAAAACAACTATTAGACATAACCTATGATTCCATAAAACAAGTCACCGAAGGGGGCCATGGTGATGCTTGCTGA
- the bioD gene encoding dethiobiotin synthase: protein MSSLFITGTDTGVGKTIITASLTALLRAQGKKAIPMKPVQTDGIPAADLEVYRQITGLPLKEKAINPYCFTPPASPLIAARLTPKTIDLTKIKTAYLQLKKKYEIVLVEGAGGLAVPFTPTYTFADLARELKLPLLIVARPSLGTINHTVLTVNYALQHGLQVKGIIINGFQKEKTTAIEKSNPQVIELLTGIPILGVLPYLKNLEKQQLIKIFMETIEWSKLFEED from the coding sequence GTGTCCTCCCTATTTATTACCGGTACAGATACTGGTGTAGGTAAAACAATCATTACTGCCAGTTTAACAGCCCTTTTACGGGCACAAGGAAAAAAAGCGATCCCCATGAAACCAGTGCAAACTGATGGAATACCGGCTGCAGATCTCGAGGTTTATCGACAAATAACTGGCCTCCCTTTAAAAGAAAAAGCAATTAACCCCTATTGCTTTACTCCTCCCGCTTCCCCCCTAATCGCGGCCCGTTTAACCCCAAAAACCATTGACCTAACGAAAATTAAAACTGCTTACTTACAGTTAAAAAAGAAATATGAAATAGTTTTGGTGGAAGGAGCCGGCGGCCTAGCCGTCCCGTTTACCCCTACTTACACTTTTGCCGATTTAGCTCGAGAACTAAAATTACCGCTCTTGATTGTCGCCAGGCCCAGCCTGGGGACAATCAATCATACTGTTTTAACCGTAAATTATGCACTACAACATGGACTACAAGTTAAAGGAATTATTATTAATGGCTTTCAAAAAGAAAAAACTACCGCCATCGAAAAAAGCAATCCCCAAGTAATTGAATTATTAACCGGTATCCCTATTTTAGGTGTTTTACCCTACTTAAAAAATCTAGAAAAACAGCAGCTAATAAAAATATTTATGGAGACCATAGAGTGGTCAAAACTATTTGAGGAGGATTAA
- the bioF gene encoding 8-amino-7-oxononanoate synthase, producing the protein MEKLTSILNHLQKKHLTRELTEIRGPIEPIINLAGKRYLLLASNSYLGLNTHPQVIKAACMAIKHYGTGSCGSPLVCGHLTPHQKLTKALAVFKGTENVLLFGSGYLTNLGVLSSWAQPGDLIFSDALNHASIIDGCRFNKAEVQIYAHCDLEHLEFLLKQAPHKRTLIVTDGVFSMDGDLAPLPQIVELAQKYQAQIMVDDAHATGVLGPQGQGTAAHFGLNKEITIQIGTLSKTFGCAGGFVAGSNLLINYLKNRSRPFIFSTSMTPANAAAALMALNLLKSEPQLLTSLKQKITLWRQGLTTMGFNVPPGITPIIPIIIGETNLSVQFSKLLLEHGIFAPAIRPPSVPEGTSRIRTTITAKHTPKQLQNALQVFQFIGKKLGII; encoded by the coding sequence GTGGAAAAATTAACTTCAATTTTAAATCATCTACAAAAAAAACACTTAACCCGCGAACTCACTGAAATCAGAGGTCCCATAGAACCAATAATTAATCTTGCTGGTAAAAGGTACCTACTTTTAGCTTCTAATTCCTACTTGGGATTAAATACTCATCCCCAGGTAATTAAAGCTGCCTGTATGGCAATTAAACATTATGGTACAGGAAGTTGTGGTTCTCCTTTGGTTTGCGGCCATCTAACTCCCCATCAGAAATTAACAAAAGCCTTAGCAGTTTTTAAAGGAACGGAAAATGTACTGCTTTTTGGTAGTGGTTATTTAACCAATTTGGGAGTTTTAAGTTCATGGGCCCAACCTGGAGACCTAATTTTTTCCGATGCTTTAAATCATGCCAGCATTATTGACGGCTGCCGTTTTAACAAAGCGGAAGTACAAATCTATGCTCATTGTGATCTTGAACATTTGGAATTCCTTTTAAAACAGGCTCCCCACAAAAGGACCTTAATTGTTACTGATGGAGTTTTTAGTATGGATGGTGACTTGGCACCACTACCCCAAATAGTAGAATTAGCCCAAAAATATCAGGCTCAAATAATGGTAGATGATGCTCATGCTACCGGCGTACTAGGCCCACAAGGTCAAGGAACAGCAGCCCATTTTGGGTTAAACAAAGAAATTACCATACAAATTGGTACCCTTAGTAAAACATTCGGTTGTGCTGGCGGTTTTGTCGCCGGCTCAAACCTACTAATTAATTATTTAAAAAACCGTTCCCGTCCCTTTATTTTTTCAACCTCGATGACACCTGCTAATGCAGCTGCCGCCCTGATGGCCCTCAATCTTCTAAAATCCGAACCACAATTATTAACTTCCCTTAAACAAAAAATAACCCTCTGGCGTCAAGGATTGACCACCATGGGTTTTAATGTACCACCAGGTATAACACCCATTATTCCCATTATAATTGGAGAAACAAATTTATCTGTACAATTTTCAAAACTCCTTTTAGAACACGGCATCTTCGCCCCCGCCATTCGTCCACCTTCCGTACCAGAGGGCACAAGCCGTATTCGCACCACCATAACCGCCAAACATACTCCCAAACAATTACAAAATGCCCTACAGGTTTTCCAGTTTATTGGGAAAAAACTGGGCATCAT
- the bioB gene encoding biotin synthase BioB, producing MLAEIKNKILSGGQITFAEALQLTQLPNKQLFNLFNTARQVREHFWGNSIEFCSIINAKSGHCSENCNFCAQSIHFPTKIKTYPLLTPQKILAKAREAEAKGVQRFSLVTSGLKPTPSDFLHILKIFRILKEETKLALCASLGLINEAQAVQLAAAGVSTYHHNLESSENFFPQICTTHTYKARLDTILAAQKANLRVCAGGLLGLGETWNDRLQLAFKLRELQVASLPLNILQPIKGTPLANIKPPQPLEILKAIALFRLILPQCELRLCGGRQALHSLQPLAFLAGVNALLVGNYLTTTGKKINDDQQTLKDLGLQVGGRAK from the coding sequence ATGCTTGCTGAAATTAAAAACAAAATTTTAAGTGGTGGGCAAATAACCTTTGCTGAAGCCCTCCAATTAACACAACTACCCAATAAACAGCTTTTTAATCTTTTTAATACCGCACGGCAAGTCAGAGAACATTTTTGGGGTAATAGCATAGAATTTTGCTCCATTATTAATGCCAAATCCGGCCATTGCTCAGAAAACTGCAATTTTTGTGCCCAATCAATTCATTTTCCAACCAAAATTAAAACTTATCCTCTACTCACCCCACAAAAGATTCTTGCCAAGGCTCGGGAAGCCGAAGCCAAAGGTGTGCAGCGTTTTTCTTTAGTAACTAGCGGCTTAAAACCTACCCCCAGCGATTTTCTACACATCCTAAAAATATTTAGGATTTTAAAAGAAGAAACCAAACTAGCTTTATGTGCTTCTTTAGGACTAATTAATGAAGCCCAAGCTGTTCAATTAGCTGCCGCAGGAGTAAGTACTTATCATCACAACCTAGAAAGCAGTGAAAACTTTTTTCCACAAATTTGTACCACCCATACTTATAAAGCTCGCCTAGATACCATTCTAGCTGCTCAAAAAGCAAATTTACGAGTTTGTGCAGGTGGTCTGCTTGGCTTAGGTGAAACCTGGAATGATCGACTACAATTAGCCTTTAAATTGCGGGAGCTACAAGTTGCTTCCCTTCCCTTAAATATTCTACAACCAATCAAGGGTACTCCCTTGGCCAATATAAAACCACCTCAACCATTGGAAATATTAAAGGCAATTGCTCTTTTTCGACTTATTTTACCCCAATGCGAATTACGCCTTTGTGGTGGACGCCAAGCCCTTCATAGTTTACAACCATTGGCCTTTTTGGCAGGTGTTAATGCCCTTTTAGTAGGTAACTATTTAACCACTACAGGTAAAAAAATTAATGATGATCAACAAACCTTAAAAGATTTAGGATTACAAGTTGGGGGAAGGGCTAAATGA